The DNA region AGTGGTGTAGAAGGTTAGCTGGGTACTGGATTGTTTCTGTTGATACTCCATACTTAAAGATAAGGAATATCGAACCTTGCGAGGTAAAGCTATCTTTAAGTATTGAGACAGTCTGACGTTTTGGCCATGCTCAGTGCGGGAGCAAACTAGCGTTTGGTTTCCGCCTCGCACAGAGCGAAATCTTTTGGTTTTGTTTTTTCTTTTTTTGTATTAAAGCGAAATTCCAAAGATTTCGCGACCTTATAAAAATACGCAAACCCTAGCGTTTAAGTTAGAAGTCCGTATTGTTTATAGGTTGTGTTGTAGCACGTTTTTATTTATTTGTTTAATTTTTCTTTGATTAATATGAAGCTCAATATTGAAAAAATACATATCCCAACAGTCAATAATCCATATTTGAGTAATCCCGTAAATAATACAGAAACAAACTTTGAAGTATATTGATTATAACGAAATGTACTCCATTGTTTAGTAAGTTCATATATTACATTATAATTTTCCATTAAGAAATAACCGATAATACAGAATAGACTAATTATGTAAAGTCGTACAATTTTTAAATTTCTTTTATTGCGATTTGATGTCATCTCCCGTTTTAAGTTTTCCATCCGAACCAACAGAAATGATTAAAAATCCTTGCCCATTCTCCGTAATCTTAAATTCATACTCTCTATTCCAAGCGTCTTTTTTCCAATCTTGTCTCAAAGGATTATTTCCGATTAATTCATTCAGGTCTGTTGGATATTTTCCAAACTTCTCATTCCAATTTGCCATTCTCTCACTAATTTCAGCTATTTCTTTTTCAGTTTTATCAGGATAGATAGACGTTCTTTAATAACCGAAAAATAGTAATGCGCTTATACTTCCAACTACTAAAAACGAAATGACCATAATTGAACTCGGTTGTAGAAAATATTTCTGAATAGCTCTTTTAACACCATCTTCTTTTTCTTTTTTACTAATTCGTTTCCGATGTTTGTAATCCTCGCGAATAAGTCCAAATTCTGCTAAAGTCGAAAGTATTAATTTAATCATTTAGTTGGTTTTGGTAAATGTGCTACAACGGTTCGTGTATGATTAGTTGCGGACTTTTCCAACGGAAAATGTCCGCCCGGTTCTAAAGATAATTGATTGCAAAGGATTCCGTTTAAGGAATCCGCCCGCAATTAATTATACACCGTGTTGGCAACTGGCTTTTATCTTTTTAAAGTAAAGTGGCCCGAAAAAATGGTGCCTTCTCCTAGATTGGCCCGGAACCAATAATCGTTAGAAATCATTTCCCTACCATTGAAAAAACCATCCCAACCTTCGTCTTCAGGTCGTAATTGGGCCAGTAGTTTTCCATACCTGTCAAAAATATAGACTTGAGCGTCTGGAAATGCTTCGATGCCAAATATTTGCCAATATTCGTTGAAACCATCATTGTTTGGGGTAAAAAACCTTGGATAATCGATAAGGGTAACTTGCTGGCTATCTTCTCCACAGCCCTTTTTGTCGCGGACCATAACTGTGTAGTTGCCCCCAAGGATGTTGGGGAAATAATTACTGTCTTGAAATACCACGCCATCTATCGAATATTCAAAATCTCCATCACCAGAGGCTATAATTTCAATATAATTATCGGTAGACAATTCTCGCCGTTTTATTTCAACAATGGTCGGTAGTTCAGACCGAACGAG from Zobellia alginiliquefaciens includes:
- a CDS encoding type II secretion system protein GspG, translated to MYPDKTEKEIAEISERMANWNEKFGKYPTDLNELIGNNPLRQDWKKDAWNREYEFKITENGQGFLIISVGSDGKLKTGDDIKSQ